A genomic window from Brassica oleracea var. oleracea cultivar TO1000 chromosome C8, BOL, whole genome shotgun sequence includes:
- the LOC106311026 gene encoding oleosin-B2-like, producing the protein MQTRQLHKIWRMISGELCQSEYHSHQLFKFNIFLEMFSFLIPLWDANKVTIASVASVVFLAFAGLTLAVSAVALVVSAPLFIIFSPILVPATIATTLLATGFTAGATLALTAIGLIIGLIKTAEGTRLALSAQRPLKLLKFSGGYWGFWGGKTFSGSFGDILKWLQKQPWFKGIPAGGAAPTAGGAEPPAAEAAPPAGGAAPAAGGAAPAAGGAAPPPAGGAAPSM; encoded by the exons ATGCAGACTAGACAACTTCATAAGATCTGGAGAATGATCAGTGGGGAACTCTGTCAAAGCGAATATCATTCTCATCAATTATTCAAATTTAACATTTTTCTCGAAATGTTCTCTTTTCTCATCCCATTGTGGGACGCTAATAAGGTTACTATTGCTTCCGTCGCCTCCGTAGTCTTCTTAGCCTTTGCCGGTCTAACACTCGCCGTTTCGGCCGTGGCATTAGTTGTATCCGCACCTCTTTTCATCATATTCAGTCCGATTCTCGTACCCGCGACTATAGCCACTACCCTCCTAGCCACTGGGTTCACGGCCGGTGCCACTCTCGCACTGACTGCCATTGGCCTCATCATAGGGCTCATTAA GACTGCGGAAGGAACTCGGTTGGCTCTTTCCGCCCAAAGACCATTGAAATTGCTAAAGTTTTCAGGTGGATATTGGGGATTCTGGGGAGGAAAAACATTTTCAGGATCATTCGGAGACATTTTAAAATGGTTACAAAAACAACCTTGGTTCAAAGGTATACCAGCAGGCGGAGCTGCACCAACGGCAGGCGGAGCTGAACCACCGGCAGCCGAAGCTGCACCACCGGCAGGAGGAGCGGCACCAGCGGCAGGCGGAGCTGCACCAGCGGCAGGCGGAGCTGCACCACCACCGGCAGGCGGAGCTGCACCAAGCATGTAG
- the LOC106308953 gene encoding glutathione S-transferase T3-like: MDPFSLHALGFVNLLASQSSPPIDVDSAEAAVNSPGLVKPAERRKWSTKEDLVLISAWLNTSKDPIVSNEQKLGAFWKRIEAYFNSSPQLIGSLPREWDQCKQRWGRVNAEVCMFVGSHETALKEQASGQSENDVMKTAHDIYFNDYNLKFTLEHCWRELRFDQKWRSHSQPKEKRKEAGAEAVPEEEEVRPPGVKASKAAKRKKPNEAAYDHIHSILAEKNTISRQKILDRLLAKNIDTLSDNEVALKNKLSLKCFDVYCHGLEVTVLQVTGWKFRLLQVNLGGRYFCLFAV; this comes from the exons ATGGACCCTTTTTCCCTTCACGCTCTCGGGTTTGTTAACCTATTAGCTTCGCAGAGCAGTCCACCAATAGACGTTGACTCTGCTGAGGCTGCTGTTAACTCTCCCGGGTTAGTTAAACCAGCGGAAAGGAGAAAGTGGTCAACCAAAGAAGACCTTGTGCTGATCAGTGCTTGGTTGAACACCAGCAAAGATCCGATAGTGAGTAATGAACAGAAGTTAGGGGCTTTTTGGAAGAGAATAGAGGCATATTTCAATTCTAGTCCTCAGCTCATTGGCTCCCTTCCTCGAGAGTGGGATCAATGTAAGCAGAGGTGGGGAAGGGTGAATGCAGAGGTCTGCATGTTTGTGGGTTCCCATGAAACCGCTCTGAAGGAGCAAGCGAGTGGGCAAAGTGAAAATGATGTCATGAAGACTGCGCATGACATCTATTTCAATGACTACAATCTCAAGTTCACGCTTGAACATTGCTGGAGGGAACTTCGGTTTGATCAGAAGTGGAGGTCACACTCTCAGCCGAAGGAGAAAAGGAAGGAAGCTGGTGCGGAGGCGGTGCCTGAGGAGGAAGAAGTTAGGCCTCCTGGTGTTAAGGCTAGCAAAGCTGCTAAACGCAAAAAGCCAAATGAAGCAGCTTATGATCATATACATAGCATCCTAGCTGAGAAAAACACCATTTCCAGACAAAAGATCCTTGATCGTTTGCTAGCCAAAAACATAGACACACTTTCTGATAATGAAGTGGCTCTCAAGAATAAACTATCTCTGAAATGCTTTGATGTCTATT GTCACGGGTTGGAGGTGACAGTGTTGCAGGTCACGGGTTGGAAGTTCAGGTTGTTGCAAGTCAATCTTGGTGGTCGTTACTTTTGTTTGTTTGCGGTTTAA